The following are encoded in a window of Qipengyuania soli genomic DNA:
- a CDS encoding transglutaminase-like domain-containing protein: MSLLIEASFSFSLDQPTDVLLQFEAASLPEQKIINPKTTLSASEHCARVPAQDDIGERIWIRAEGDFDVSYSARAEVQRMIAPLPSLEMLAPHDMPGEAVQYLFDSRYCPADQFQPFVEAEFGDTQGGARIAAIRDWIAQNLSYVPGSSGPDTGAVDSFVQRQGICRDYAHVLISLARASTIPARYVACYSPGVTPPDFHAVAEVFLEDPNTRDGGTWQLVDATGMATPEDIVKIGVGRDAADVSFLTSFGPSNFRSSRVSVVQE, encoded by the coding sequence ATGTCGCTCCTCATCGAAGCCAGCTTTTCCTTTTCGCTCGACCAGCCGACCGATGTGTTGCTGCAGTTCGAGGCCGCCTCGCTTCCAGAACAGAAGATCATCAACCCCAAAACCACGCTCTCCGCTTCGGAACATTGCGCACGCGTTCCGGCACAGGACGATATCGGCGAGCGAATCTGGATCAGGGCGGAAGGCGACTTCGATGTAAGCTACAGCGCCCGGGCTGAAGTGCAGCGGATGATCGCTCCGCTCCCGTCGCTGGAAATGCTCGCTCCGCACGACATGCCCGGAGAGGCGGTGCAGTATCTGTTCGACAGCCGCTATTGCCCGGCAGACCAGTTCCAGCCCTTCGTCGAGGCCGAGTTCGGCGACACTCAGGGCGGTGCACGGATCGCCGCGATCCGCGACTGGATCGCGCAGAACCTCTCCTACGTCCCCGGAAGCTCCGGCCCGGACACCGGCGCGGTCGACAGCTTTGTCCAGCGACAGGGCATCTGCCGCGACTATGCCCACGTGCTCATTTCTCTCGCCCGCGCCAGCACCATCCCGGCACGTTACGTCGCCTGTTATTCGCCCGGCGTTACCCCGCCCGATTTCCACGCCGTGGCCGAAGTCTTCCTCGAAGACCCGAACACCAGGGATGGCGGCACCTGGCAGCTGGTTGACGCAACGGGCATGGCCACGCCGGAAGATATCGTGAAGATCGGCGTGGGACGCGACGCGGCCGACGTCAGCTTCCTCACCAGCTTCGGGCCAAGCAATTTCCGGTCGAGCCGGGTGTCGGTGGTGCAAGAATAG
- the edd gene encoding phosphogluconate dehydratase, producing the protein MSKPLNDTVHRVTQRVIENSRKSRGDYLELMEREAGNQVNRHSLSCSNLAHAFAGAEEDQEAIRAARGPNLGVVTAYNDMLSAHQPYYRYPERMKIWAREVGATVQVAGGTPAMCDGVTQGQDGMELSLFSRDAIALSTVVALSHAMFDGIALLGICDKIVPGLLMGALRFGHLPAIFVPSGPMGTGISNKEKQRVRQLYAEGKASREELLASEMGSYHSPGTCTFYGTANSNQMMMEMMGLHVPGAAFVPPGAKLRQELSRKATHRLAEMGKDGDFRPLGRVVDEKAIVNAAIGLLATGGSTNHAIHIPAMARAAGIAFDWTDLAELSSAVPLVARVYPNGSGDVNHFHDAGGMGYVIGTLLDEGLAHADILTIWGGGFEAYSREPGMDGEALTWRDPGPSGDAEMLRPASDPFQPDGGMRLVEGNLGRACFKSSAVDRERWTIEAPCRVFEDQHSVNEAFRRGELDRDVVVVVRFQGPRANGMPELHKLTPALGVLQDRGYRVALVTDGRMSGASGKVPAAIHCTPEALGGGPLSKLRDGDMVRLCAVTGTLSTDADLDAREAASEPAPDTGMGRELFAMFRLGADGAERGASAMLAMAGL; encoded by the coding sequence ATGAGTAAGCCACTGAACGATACTGTCCATCGCGTCACCCAGCGGGTGATCGAGAACTCGCGCAAGTCGCGCGGCGACTATCTGGAACTGATGGAGCGCGAGGCCGGCAACCAGGTCAACCGCCACTCGCTGTCCTGCTCGAACCTCGCCCATGCCTTTGCCGGGGCCGAGGAAGACCAGGAAGCAATCCGCGCGGCGCGCGGTCCCAACCTTGGCGTCGTGACCGCCTACAACGACATGCTTTCGGCCCACCAGCCGTATTACCGCTATCCCGAGCGGATGAAGATCTGGGCGCGCGAAGTCGGCGCGACGGTGCAGGTCGCTGGCGGCACTCCGGCCATGTGTGACGGCGTGACGCAGGGGCAGGACGGCATGGAGCTGTCGCTGTTCAGCCGCGATGCCATTGCGCTCTCGACCGTGGTTGCGCTGAGTCATGCCATGTTCGACGGGATCGCCCTGCTCGGCATTTGCGACAAGATCGTCCCGGGCCTCCTCATGGGCGCGCTGCGCTTCGGCCACCTGCCGGCGATCTTCGTGCCTTCGGGGCCCATGGGCACAGGCATCTCGAACAAGGAAAAGCAGCGCGTCCGCCAGCTTTATGCCGAGGGCAAGGCGAGCCGCGAGGAGCTGCTGGCGAGCGAGATGGGCAGCTACCACTCGCCCGGCACCTGCACCTTCTACGGCACGGCAAACTCCAACCAGATGATGATGGAGATGATGGGTCTTCACGTTCCCGGTGCGGCCTTCGTGCCGCCGGGCGCAAAGCTGCGGCAGGAACTGAGCCGCAAGGCCACCCATCGCCTCGCCGAGATGGGCAAGGATGGCGACTTCCGTCCCCTCGGTCGCGTGGTCGACGAGAAGGCGATCGTGAACGCCGCCATTGGCCTCCTCGCTACCGGCGGGTCGACCAACCATGCGATCCACATTCCCGCCATGGCACGCGCGGCGGGCATCGCCTTCGACTGGACCGACCTCGCCGAGCTTTCCAGCGCGGTCCCGCTGGTCGCGCGGGTCTATCCCAACGGATCGGGCGACGTGAACCATTTCCACGATGCGGGCGGCATGGGCTATGTCATCGGCACGCTCCTCGACGAAGGATTGGCACATGCCGACATCCTGACGATCTGGGGGGGCGGGTTCGAGGCCTATTCCAGGGAACCCGGCATGGACGGCGAAGCGCTGACCTGGCGCGATCCCGGCCCCAGCGGCGATGCGGAAATGCTCCGTCCGGCCTCCGACCCCTTCCAGCCGGATGGCGGCATGCGCCTAGTCGAAGGCAATCTCGGTCGCGCCTGCTTCAAGTCCTCTGCTGTCGATCGCGAACGCTGGACCATCGAGGCGCCGTGTCGCGTGTTCGAGGACCAGCATTCGGTCAACGAGGCCTTCAGGCGCGGCGAACTCGACCGCGACGTGGTCGTCGTCGTCCGCTTCCAGGGACCCCGCGCCAACGGCATGCCCGAACTGCACAAGCTGACCCCTGCACTCGGCGTGCTGCAGGATCGCGGCTACCGCGTTGCGCTCGTTACCGACGGGCGCATGTCGGGCGCGTCAGGCAAGGTTCCGGCAGCGATCCACTGCACGCCCGAAGCACTCGGTGGCGGGCCACTCAGCAAGCTGCGCGACGGCGATATGGTGCGGCTGTGCGCCGTCACCGGCACGCTTTCGACCGATGCCGACCTCGACGCGCGCGAAGCGGCGAGCGAACCGGCACCCGACACCGGCATGGGCCGCGAACTCTTTGCCATGTTCCGCCTCGGCGCGGACGGGGCCGAGCGGGGGGCGTCGGCCATGCTGGCCATGGCAGGACTGTGA
- the zwf gene encoding glucose-6-phosphate dehydrogenase, with protein MSFTADRLLLFGATGDLAQRMLLPSLCALDADGLLAEDLKIVGTARSDLSTQAYRNFAREALEKYLPENRRTGVDHFLGRLHYVPVDATTVEGYDELAKEIGDYGNGLAIFLSTAPSLFEATISGLQHAGLTEGNVRIGLEKPLGTDLGSSCEINDAVARAFPEDRIFRIDHYLGKETVQNLLALRFANLLFEPVWNARYIDHVQITVAETVGLESRVAYYDDSGALRDMVQNHMLQLLALVAMEPPTSFDATAVRDEKVKVLRALRPVGRDETVTGQYRAGAVNGAAVPGYDEELGKDSDTETFVAIKAHVDNWRWKGVPFYMRTGKRLPERVTEIVVQFRCIPHSIFEGRGATTQPNRLVIGIQPEENIQLTMMAKVPGLDREGLRLRPVPLDIAMDDAFSGAVRRIAYERLLLDLVEGDQTLFVRRDEVEAQWEWIDAIRKLWVDADIKPKTYGAGSWGPSAAIALAERDGVSWHDE; from the coding sequence ATGAGCTTCACCGCGGACCGACTGCTGCTCTTCGGCGCGACCGGCGACCTGGCGCAGCGTATGCTGCTGCCATCGCTCTGTGCACTCGACGCCGACGGCCTCCTTGCCGAAGATCTGAAGATCGTCGGCACCGCCCGATCGGACCTTTCGACCCAGGCCTATCGCAACTTCGCGCGCGAAGCGCTGGAGAAATATCTCCCCGAAAACCGCCGGACGGGCGTCGATCACTTCCTCGGCCGCCTGCACTACGTGCCCGTCGATGCAACGACCGTCGAAGGGTATGACGAGCTGGCGAAGGAAATCGGCGACTATGGCAACGGCCTCGCCATATTCCTTTCGACCGCACCGAGCCTCTTCGAAGCAACGATTTCCGGATTGCAGCACGCGGGGCTGACCGAAGGCAACGTCCGCATCGGGCTCGAAAAGCCGCTCGGCACCGACCTAGGCAGCAGCTGCGAGATCAACGACGCGGTCGCCCGCGCCTTCCCCGAGGACCGGATCTTCCGGATCGATCACTATCTCGGGAAGGAAACGGTTCAGAACCTCCTCGCCCTACGCTTTGCCAACCTCCTGTTCGAGCCGGTGTGGAACGCGCGTTACATCGACCACGTCCAGATCACCGTCGCCGAGACCGTGGGCCTCGAAAGCCGCGTCGCCTATTACGACGACAGCGGCGCGCTGCGTGACATGGTCCAGAACCACATGCTTCAGCTGCTCGCGCTCGTCGCGATGGAGCCGCCGACAAGCTTCGATGCAACGGCCGTGCGCGACGAGAAGGTCAAGGTGCTGCGCGCCTTGCGCCCGGTCGGACGCGACGAGACCGTCACCGGCCAGTATCGAGCAGGCGCGGTCAACGGCGCCGCCGTACCGGGCTACGACGAGGAACTGGGCAAGGACAGCGACACCGAAACCTTCGTCGCGATCAAGGCGCATGTCGACAACTGGCGCTGGAAGGGCGTTCCCTTCTACATGCGCACCGGCAAGCGCCTGCCCGAACGCGTGACCGAGATCGTGGTCCAGTTCCGCTGCATCCCGCACTCGATCTTCGAAGGTCGCGGGGCGACCACCCAGCCGAACCGCCTCGTCATCGGAATCCAGCCCGAAGAGAACATCCAGCTGACCATGATGGCCAAGGTGCCAGGCCTCGATCGCGAGGGCCTGCGCCTGCGCCCGGTGCCGCTCGACATCGCCATGGACGATGCGTTTTCGGGCGCGGTCCGCCGCATTGCCTACGAACGCCTGCTGCTCGACCTTGTAGAAGGCGACCAGACGCTGTTCGTCCGCCGTGACGAGGTGGAGGCGCAGTGGGAATGGATCGACGCCATTCGCAAGCTGTGGGTCGATGCCGACATCAAGCCGAAGACCTATGGCGCAGGCAGCTGGGGACCAAGCGCGGCGATCGCTCTCGCAGAGCGTGACGGGGTGAGCTGGCACGATGAGTAA
- the glk gene encoding glucokinase, giving the protein MDVVSVDIGGTHARFAIATIHDDGSITLGQPETLHTVDHASFQTAWEDFRDRMGGSLPPRVSMAIAGPVGGEVIRFTNNPWIIRPALVKEKLGVEQFTIVNDFEAVAHAVARASEDQFIHLTGPDKPLAPTGRLSVLGPGTGLGVAHLYREPDGTYRVSATEGGHIDFAPLDQIDDAILARLRKRHTRVSVERVVAGPAISDIYQALAAMEGKPVAEEDDIAIWTRGQDGSDSLAAAAVDRFCMSLGSVAGDIALAQGGFGGVVIAGGLGYRIRETLLKSGFAERFKAKGRFQELMASIPVKLIIHPQPGLFGAAAAFASEHGKAAK; this is encoded by the coding sequence ATGGACGTTGTCAGCGTAGATATCGGCGGGACGCATGCCCGCTTCGCCATCGCAACGATCCATGACGACGGGTCGATCACCCTCGGCCAGCCCGAAACGCTTCACACCGTCGACCATGCGAGTTTCCAGACCGCGTGGGAGGACTTCCGCGACCGCATGGGCGGCAGCCTGCCCCCGCGCGTGTCGATGGCCATTGCCGGACCGGTTGGCGGCGAAGTCATTCGCTTCACCAACAATCCGTGGATCATCCGTCCGGCGCTGGTGAAGGAGAAGCTCGGCGTCGAGCAGTTCACCATCGTCAATGATTTCGAGGCGGTCGCCCATGCCGTCGCGCGGGCGAGCGAGGACCAGTTCATCCATTTGACGGGTCCCGACAAGCCGCTCGCACCAACCGGTCGCCTCAGCGTGCTCGGTCCCGGCACGGGGCTCGGCGTCGCACATCTCTATCGCGAGCCCGATGGCACCTATCGCGTCTCGGCGACCGAGGGCGGGCATATCGACTTCGCCCCGCTCGACCAGATCGATGACGCCATTCTCGCCCGCCTGCGCAAGCGTCACACTCGTGTCTCGGTCGAGCGCGTTGTTGCGGGCCCGGCGATTTCGGACATCTATCAGGCGCTCGCCGCGATGGAGGGCAAGCCGGTCGCCGAGGAAGACGACATCGCCATCTGGACGCGCGGGCAGGACGGCAGCGACAGCCTGGCTGCCGCGGCAGTCGACCGCTTCTGTATGTCGCTTGGCAGTGTCGCAGGTGACATTGCGCTGGCGCAGGGCGGTTTCGGCGGTGTCGTGATCGCGGGCGGCCTCGGCTATCGCATCCGCGAGACGTTGCTGAAGTCGGGCTTCGCCGAGCGTTTCAAGGCGAAGGGCCGCTTCCAGGAGCTGATGGCCTCGATCCCGGTCAAGCTCATCATCCATCCGCAGCCGGGCCTTTTCGGTGCCGCTGCGGCATTCGCCTCCGAACACGGAAAGGCCGCCAAGTGA
- a CDS encoding tetratricopeptide repeat protein, with protein MNIGRIARTWSLGSVAVALLATSVPALAQDNGEEMRIRRLEQEVKALQRKVFPGADGRYFEPEISATPNTGTTTAPTNSTTAVTDILARLDALEAQLQRQTAQNEENANTLRVLGERIAVLEGGAVKPAVATNTAPATETIVSPSNNAVNTNVDKMTGNAPPAKPATGPSAERLAAVQAIAKPQTDDAGDDEYSYGFRLWNAGFFPEAAQQLTMFVEKYPKHSRISYGRNLLGRAYLDDGKAREAAPWFLKNYQSDKQGARAGDSLLYLAEAMIQLKDTKRACIALAEFSETYPALATGRLASDYAARRDKVKCG; from the coding sequence ATGAACATCGGACGAATTGCACGCACCTGGAGCCTCGGCAGCGTCGCCGTCGCCCTGCTCGCCACCTCGGTGCCCGCCCTTGCGCAGGACAATGGCGAGGAAATGCGCATCCGCCGCCTCGAACAGGAAGTGAAGGCGCTGCAGCGCAAGGTCTTCCCGGGTGCAGACGGACGCTATTTCGAGCCCGAGATCAGCGCGACGCCGAATACCGGCACGACGACCGCGCCGACGAACTCGACCACGGCCGTGACCGATATCCTCGCCCGCCTCGACGCACTCGAGGCGCAGTTGCAGCGCCAGACCGCGCAGAACGAAGAGAATGCCAACACGCTTCGGGTCCTTGGCGAACGCATCGCCGTCCTCGAAGGTGGCGCGGTAAAGCCCGCAGTAGCCACGAACACGGCCCCGGCGACCGAGACGATCGTCTCGCCGTCGAACAATGCGGTGAACACCAATGTCGACAAGATGACCGGCAACGCCCCGCCGGCCAAGCCTGCGACCGGACCCAGCGCCGAACGTCTTGCCGCAGTGCAGGCGATCGCCAAGCCGCAGACCGACGATGCCGGCGACGACGAATATTCCTATGGCTTCCGTCTGTGGAATGCCGGCTTCTTCCCCGAGGCGGCCCAGCAGCTGACGATGTTCGTCGAGAAATATCCCAAGCACAGCCGGATTTCCTATGGCCGCAACCTGCTCGGCCGCGCGTATCTCGACGATGGCAAGGCGCGCGAGGCGGCGCCGTGGTTCCTGAAGAACTACCAGTCGGACAAGCAGGGTGCGCGCGCGGGCGACAGCCTGCTGTACCTTGCCGAAGCGATGATCCAGCTGAAGGACACCAAGCGCGCCTGCATCGCCCTGGCCGAGTTCTCGGAAACCTATCCGGCTCTCGCCACCGGCCGTCTCGCGAGCGACTATGCTGCGCGGCGCGACAAGGTGAAGTGCGGCTGA
- a CDS encoding helix-turn-helix domain-containing protein produces MEQDTSVEEQFAHTGRVGDRLRAAREKAGFDLEQVAAETRIPIRHLQSIEAGQFGALPSRTYAVGFSRTYARTVGLDEREIIDQVRAELAEGDLDPRTSPARFEPGDPARVPGRGLAWFAVLAGIILVAGIYAFYSTYFAPGLGPAPLRDPAEEKPATAAAAPAAAPAAAPTGGPVVFTNEMDGTWVRFYDGTGKTLFEGIMAKGDKFTIPADAANPQIRTGRPYAFTITVGGRAVPKLSEVDEVVSNVPVDAAALIARPVPSPSVSTTLSAPATPAPVATP; encoded by the coding sequence ATGGAACAGGACACAAGCGTCGAGGAACAATTTGCCCATACCGGAAGGGTGGGGGACCGCCTGCGCGCCGCGCGCGAGAAGGCCGGGTTCGACCTCGAACAGGTAGCCGCCGAAACGCGCATCCCGATCAGGCATCTCCAGTCGATCGAGGCAGGCCAGTTCGGTGCGCTGCCTTCGCGCACCTATGCGGTCGGGTTCAGCCGTACCTATGCCCGCACCGTGGGTCTCGACGAGCGCGAGATTATCGACCAGGTCCGCGCGGAGCTGGCCGAGGGCGATCTCGATCCACGCACTTCGCCGGCCCGTTTCGAGCCGGGTGACCCGGCACGCGTGCCGGGGCGCGGCCTTGCCTGGTTCGCTGTCCTTGCGGGCATCATCCTCGTGGCGGGGATTTACGCCTTCTACAGCACCTATTTCGCGCCCGGCCTCGGTCCTGCACCCCTGCGCGATCCCGCCGAAGAGAAGCCCGCTACGGCAGCCGCCGCCCCTGCTGCCGCACCTGCCGCGGCACCGACCGGCGGTCCGGTGGTCTTCACCAACGAGATGGATGGCACCTGGGTGCGGTTCTACGACGGGACCGGCAAGACCCTCTTCGAAGGCATCATGGCCAAGGGGGACAAGTTCACCATCCCTGCCGATGCCGCGAACCCGCAAATCCGCACCGGACGACCCTATGCCTTCACGATTACCGTGGGTGGCAGGGCCGTGCCCAAGCTGTCCGAAGTGGACGAGGTGGTCAGCAACGTCCCGGTCGATGCCGCGGCCTTGATAGCCCGGCCCGTGCCTTCTCCGTCTGTCTCGACGACACTCTCTGCACCCGCGACGCCTGCTCCGGTCGCAACGCCCTGA
- the eda gene encoding bifunctional 4-hydroxy-2-oxoglutarate aldolase/2-dehydro-3-deoxy-phosphogluconate aldolase yields MQTAPVIPVIVVDEVEHAVPLARALVAGGLRVLEVTLRTPAALDAIRAMKSVEGAIVGAGTVTNEAELMKAIDAGSEFIVSPGLTEPLGKAAIRERIPFLPGIASAGDIMRGLDLGLTHFKFFPAVTSGGLPALKALAAPFGQCRFCPTGGITLQNAPEWLAFDPVLCVGGSWVSPRGPVDEANVEKLAREAFTLGS; encoded by the coding sequence ATGCAGACCGCGCCGGTTATTCCGGTGATCGTGGTGGACGAGGTCGAACATGCAGTCCCGCTCGCCCGCGCGCTGGTCGCCGGCGGCCTGCGCGTGCTCGAAGTTACCCTGCGCACTCCTGCGGCACTCGATGCAATCCGCGCAATGAAGAGCGTCGAAGGTGCCATCGTTGGAGCGGGCACGGTGACCAACGAAGCCGAGCTGATGAAGGCAATCGATGCGGGCAGCGAGTTCATCGTTTCGCCCGGCCTGACCGAACCGCTCGGCAAGGCGGCAATCCGCGAACGCATCCCGTTCCTGCCCGGCATCGCCAGTGCGGGCGACATCATGCGCGGACTCGATCTTGGCCTGACGCATTTCAAGTTCTTCCCGGCAGTGACTTCGGGCGGACTTCCTGCACTCAAGGCCCTCGCTGCGCCGTTCGGCCAGTGCCGCTTCTGCCCCACCGGTGGGATCACGCTGCAAAATGCCCCCGAATGGCTGGCCTTCGACCCCGTGCTCTGCGTCGGCGGAAGCTGGGTTTCGCCGCGCGGCCCGGTCGACGAGGCGAATGTCGAGAAGCTCGCGCGCGAGGCGTTTACCCTCGGAAGCTAG
- a CDS encoding L,D-transpeptidase family protein, protein MDANLKWIGGATLVVAAVLGAVALTGAGDPADATPSAAANQPKLEPMGAIAAKAQADYDRLYTVRRILPIEGPIKYGEWYWDDNDVPPGPLLVTVDLQARVISVFQGGYEIGAAAVMLGTDDHPTPTGHFPILYKDRHNVSEKYGNAPMPWSLFLTNDGVAIHGGHLVENGYASHGCVGVPDEIASRLFAIAKKGDMVVITDGKTMGLGDSII, encoded by the coding sequence ATGGATGCGAATCTGAAATGGATCGGTGGGGCGACACTGGTTGTTGCCGCCGTGCTGGGAGCCGTTGCGCTGACCGGTGCGGGCGATCCTGCCGATGCGACGCCGTCCGCTGCCGCCAACCAGCCGAAGCTTGAGCCGATGGGCGCAATCGCTGCGAAGGCGCAGGCCGATTACGACCGCCTCTACACCGTGCGCCGCATCCTCCCGATCGAAGGACCGATCAAGTACGGCGAGTGGTACTGGGACGACAACGACGTGCCGCCCGGTCCCTTGCTGGTCACCGTGGACCTGCAGGCGCGGGTCATCTCGGTCTTCCAGGGCGGGTACGAGATCGGCGCGGCTGCGGTCATGCTGGGGACCGACGACCATCCGACGCCTACGGGACACTTCCCGATCCTCTACAAGGACCGGCACAACGTGTCCGAGAAGTACGGCAACGCACCCATGCCCTGGAGCCTGTTCCTTACCAATGACGGGGTTGCCATCCACGGCGGCCACCTGGTCGAGAACGGCTATGCCAGCCACGGCTGCGTAGGCGTCCCGGACGAGATCGCCAGCCGCCTGTTCGCCATCGCCAAGAAGGGCGACATGGTGGTGATTACCGACGGCAAGACCATGGGCCTCGGCGACAGCATCATCTGA
- the tilS gene encoding tRNA lysidine(34) synthetase TilS, protein MTLDPLLVERFREDLEAVWPFSGTGEKLLLAVSGGPDSLAMLLLAHAAIPGQVEAATVNHRLRAAAAKEAAYVAGICERLGVRHKVLEVDVAEGNIQAEARSARYDALAGWMEEREISTMATGHQLDDQAETFLMRLNRGSGLGGLAGIRKLTGVPGHEYLRLIRPVLGWRRSELQAVVEAAGIEAVTDPSNEDDQFDRVRMRKALASADWLDIPAIARSAELLAHADASLDWVVSREWMECVSQGDGSITYRALKTGLGGDRVIRPALLVRIFRVLGATLDLSAAGALVGNLESGKAGNVAGIHAEAIDVAGERLWQFRPENPRRTG, encoded by the coding sequence GTGACCCTGGACCCGCTTCTGGTCGAGCGGTTTCGCGAAGACCTCGAGGCGGTCTGGCCGTTTTCCGGCACCGGTGAGAAACTGCTGTTGGCGGTGTCCGGCGGGCCCGACAGCCTCGCCATGCTGTTGCTGGCCCACGCGGCAATCCCCGGGCAGGTCGAGGCAGCCACGGTCAACCATCGCCTGCGCGCCGCCGCCGCAAAGGAGGCGGCCTACGTCGCTGGCATTTGCGAGCGGCTGGGGGTTCGTCACAAGGTGCTTGAGGTCGATGTCGCCGAGGGCAACATCCAGGCGGAGGCGCGATCGGCACGCTACGACGCTCTGGCGGGCTGGATGGAAGAGCGCGAAATCTCCACCATGGCCACCGGTCACCAGCTCGACGACCAGGCAGAGACGTTCCTCATGCGCCTCAACCGTGGCAGCGGGCTGGGAGGCCTCGCGGGGATCCGTAAGCTGACCGGCGTTCCCGGCCACGAATACCTGCGCCTCATCCGGCCGGTGCTCGGCTGGCGACGGAGCGAGTTGCAGGCGGTGGTGGAAGCGGCGGGGATCGAAGCGGTCACCGACCCTTCGAACGAGGACGACCAGTTCGACCGTGTCAGGATGCGCAAGGCGCTGGCCTCGGCGGACTGGCTGGACATCCCCGCAATCGCCAGAAGCGCCGAACTGCTTGCACATGCCGATGCTTCGCTCGACTGGGTAGTGTCGCGCGAATGGATGGAATGCGTCTCGCAAGGCGACGGGTCCATCACCTACCGCGCGCTCAAGACCGGGCTTGGCGGCGACCGGGTCATTCGCCCCGCGCTGCTGGTCCGGATTTTCAGGGTCCTCGGCGCAACGCTGGATTTGTCGGCAGCTGGTGCGCTGGTCGGCAATCTCGAAAGCGGCAAGGCAGGCAACGTTGCGGGCATCCATGCAGAGGCCATCGATGTTGCAGGCGAGCGGCTGTGGCAATTCCGGCCGGAAAATCCGCGCCGCACCGGCTAG